From Colias croceus chromosome 24, ilColCroc2.1, the proteins below share one genomic window:
- the LOC123702660 gene encoding uncharacterized protein LOC123702660, with amino-acid sequence MVRLFALSVFSIYLLTFVFADDDLTETSAQPEELTVENVIQQIEHLAALAEKSRREGILSTDHTEQLFDKIASSFNDLIELINAKNYTDTFFTLQGIDRVIIPNIRTTYTALRLQLIYLLKTLFKNAPSTANTFIPMNIIDMLLDVFENDDNLALKAHALDVMYQWLPNNPKLQARVMKLKGLEPFYEQIAKLDSNVVQKLLDLFNIILEEHLRARNEKQSKPNEMFKFYQMIGLVERMSTPTVCYGLLNIFKDTTTFSGNSREIFVPVAKLLKNIQPFCLNLYKGKNTAIDIFQNLHDFFKESVEKELFKDVQFNVTDIDLILTEYNEKVKEHYKDEF; translated from the exons ATGGTTCGCTTATTTGCTTTATcagtatttagtatttatttgcTGACATTCGTCTTTGCGGATGATGATCTTACAG AAACCTCCGCTCAGCCTGAAGAACTTACCGTAGAAAACGTCATCCAACAAATTGAACATCTCGCAGCATTAGCGGAGAAATCTCGACGTGAAGGAATCCTGTCCACTGATCACACAGAACAACTTTTTGACAAAATAGCTTCATCTTTCAACGATTTGATTGAACTTATCAATGCTAAGAACTACACGGACACATTCTTTACTCTTCAAGGCATAGATAGAGTTATCATTCCAAACATTAGAACGACATACACAGCACTACGACTTCAACTCATTTACCTTCTCaaaacattgtttaaaaatgccCCATCGACTGCCAATACATTCATACCGATGAATATAATAGATATGCTGCTAGATGTatttgaaaatgacgataatcTTGCCCTTAAAGCTCACGCGTTGGATGTTATGTACCAATGGTTACCTAACAACCCCAAACTGCAAGCTAGGGTCATGAAACTAAAGGGACTGGAACCGTTCTATGAACAAATAGCTAAATTAGACTCGAACGTTGTACAGAAGCTTCTAGAtctattcaatattatattggaaGAACATTTGCGCGCaagaaatgaaaaacaaagtAAACCAAATGAGATGTTTAAGTTTTATCAAATGATTGGTTTAGTGGAAAGAATGTCTACACCAACAGTTTGCTATGgtcttcttaatatatttaaggATACAACTACTTTTAGCGGAAATAGCAGGGAAATATTCGTTCCGGTTGCTAAGCTTTTGAAGAATATTCAGCCGTTTTGTTTAAACCTATACAAGGGTAAGAATACAGCGATTGACATATTTCAGAATCTACACGATTTCTTTAAGGAATCCGTTGAGAAGGAATTGTTTAAAGACGTGCAATTTAATGTCACGgatatagatttaattttgacTGAATATAACGAAAAGGTGAAGGAACATTATAAGGatgagttttaa